The genomic segment GGAGTAGTTGCTGATATTAATGACTAATTAACAAACATATAAATAGCTTATCTGATGATAAGCTATTTTTTTAGGAGGATAAAATGAAAAATATACCAAAGGCTGTAGGACCTTATTCAGCATATTATAAAGCAGGAGATTTTCTATATATTTCAGGTCAATTAGGAATTAATCCTGAAACTAATGAAATTGAAGGGAAAACTGCAGCAGAACAAGCTAAACAATCTTTAGAAAATTTAAAAACTATACTTGAATTAAATGGATTAACTATGAAAAATATAGTTAAAACTATGGTTTTATTAGATGATATAAATGATTTTGTTAGTGTAAATG from the Pseudostreptobacillus hongkongensis genome contains:
- a CDS encoding Rid family detoxifying hydrolase, whose protein sequence is MKNIPKAVGPYSAYYKAGDFLYISGQLGINPETNEIEGKTAAEQAKQSLENLKTILELNGLTMKNIVKTMVLLDDINDFVSVNEVYATYFEEPYPARSAFEVGKLPKGGLVEIEAIAYFGK